The Dreissena polymorpha isolate Duluth1 chromosome 8, UMN_Dpol_1.0, whole genome shotgun sequence genome includes the window CTTCTCAAGAGCTTCTCTTAAGACACTCGTtctagttctacccaggaaacggactcaaaagTGCCTCAATATGCCTtttgctttcgatgcaattgaacATAAGTAAATATGATTAAACTTATTAAGCGCTGAAGTAGAGTAAATATAGAATCGATATGAGCCTTgtaatgggaaaactgggcttaatgcatgtgcataaagtatcatcacagattagcctgtgcagtcagcacactTTCAACCTTAaattgattttttgctaagaagaaagttcctttaaacaaaaatgcaaacaaactcaaaaagtcgtccctgattagcctgtgaggactgcacaagcattaagcctagtttttccaGGCACATATATCATTGGATTTACTGCATACCTGCGCTCTGCAATCCAGTCATACACAAACGGCTCAATCAATGAGGCCACTTCCTCATCATAAGATGGACTAGTTATATTTAAATGGAGATTTCCTGAAAAAATTATCACAagtcatttttaattatttgatttcTCTATTTGTCTTATGTTGAAAATACTcgcaaaaatatgttttatttttatgtatataagCATTCGTGATCTACAGGTGAAACACATTTCAATCTtacacagaaatcaacaaaatatcCACTATGATTCAACAGTTAAGTGTGATATTCAAGTAAATTATctaacaacaagggctgtttgtaaaacatgcatgccccccatatgggctttcagttgtagtggcagcaattgtgtgaatacgttttttgttactgtgaattgacctttgacctagtgacctgataatcaataggggtcatctgcgagtcatgatcaatgtacctatgaagtttcatgaccctaggcgtaattattcttgagttatcatcaggaaaccattttactgtttggagtcactgtgaccttgacctttgacctagtgacctgagaattaaTAGCTGtaacctgccagtcatgatcaatgtacctatgaagtttgatgatcctaggcgtaagctttcttgagttatcatccggaaaccatttttctgtgtcaagtcaccgtgaccttgacctttgacctagtgacctgaaaatcaataggggtcatctgccagtcttgatcaatgtacctatgaagtttgatgatcctaggcataagcgttcttgagttatcatccgtaaccATTTTGCTGttcgaatcaccgtgaccttgacctttgacctagtgacctgaaaatcaataggggtcatttgccagtcatgatcatgaagtttcatgatcctaggcgtaagcgttcttgagttatcatccagaaaccatttttctgtttcaagtcactgtgaccttgacctttgacctactgaccttaaaatcaataggggtcatctgcaagtcatgatcaatgtacctatgaagtttcatgatccttggcctaagcgtttttgagttatcatctggaaaccattttactatttcgagtcactgtgaccttgacctttgacctagtgacctcaaaatcaataggggtcatctgcaagtcattatcaatgtacctatgaagtttcatgatcctaggcctaagcgttcttgagttatcatccggaaaccatccggTGGACGGAAGGACCAACCGACcaacctaccgacatgtgcaaaacaatatacaccctcttctgccagtcatgatcaatgaacctatgaagtttgatgatcctaggcgtaagcgttcctttctttatcatccgaaaaccattttactatttcgagtcaccgtgacctttacctttgacctagtgacctgaaaatcaataggggtcatttgccagtcaggatcaatgtacctatgaagtttcatgatcctaggcgtaagcgttcttgagttatcatccggaaaccatttttctgttttgagtcaccgtgaccttgacctttgacctagtgacctgaaaatcaataggggtcatctgcgagtcatgatcaatgtacctaacaagtttcatgatcctaggtgtaagccttcttgagtaatcatccggaaaccattttaatatttcgagtccctgtgacctgtacctttgacctagtgacctcaaaatcaataggggtcatctgccagtcatgatcaatgtacctatgaagtttcatgatcctaggcctaagcgttcttgagttatcatccagaaaccatcttgtggacggacggacggattgaccgaccgacctaccaacatgtgcaaaacaatatacccccttttcttcgaaggggggcataataaagacaTACATGTACAGACAGTGGGTCTGTGTGCAGGTGaccagaccgacagacagaaagTAATGGTGAATTAAGAATGGCATTTGTTAGCTCAAAAATACGCACCATCGCCCACATGTCCATACCCCACCACCCGGGTTGCTTTGTGACCGACCCGACTGCGCATGTCCAGGACAAGGTTGTAGAAGTCATGGAGCGGAAGTGACACGTCATACTTGTAACAGTACCCATCATGTAGCAGTGCCTCCGCCACGCGCTCTCGCAGGCCCCAAATATGCTATAGATATCACCACTTTACCAGTACATGCATCATGTGCCAAAGTGCTAATGAAACTTCATAACCGCTCTATGAAGGGGTTGAAGGGTTCGATATTAAAAACTGTAATGAAGCCATGGTTGAGTGTAGGTGCTTGGTACTGGGCACTGAAAAAAGCCCTCTTGTGTATGCAAGGTCCCCATGgtgcagtggatatggtgtccacctagcaacTGGGAGTTTGTGTGTTCAATCCCTAATGTGGCAGCGTCTTTAgatcccccatagacaccaagaactggttctagtcccagcaAACAGACTCAAAAGCTTTTCAAATAAGCATTACGCTTTTGATGCaataaagctaaaataaataggtttaaactaagtatGGGACTCCTGTACATTGCAATATCTGACCAAATCACATAACACATCTCAATGTTTGAAAAAGCAAGTGGTGTTGCTTATGATTTGGGGTGAAAGTAATCTTTTAATGATAGCTTAAGATGAGCTTTTAGAGGAACTTTTCTCGGAAAATTATTGTCCCATGTATTTCATTTAGATCACACTCCTAAAAATATGGGAATGTACGTACATACGGACATATGTACTGAACGAAGCAGACAAGCGCAATTCTTTAATCCCTCTTTGTGGTAACAATAATAgaacaaaaattaacaaacaaacaataaccaTTTACCTGCATTTGTTTGTCGTCAACGGCAACCGTTCCGTCTTTGACCTTTCCGACGGTCATTAATGTCTCCAGAAACTGTGTCAACTTCTCCTCGTCGTGGGTCCCGTTGGACCCTGAAATCCAGGGGTTTGTAAATATGTGAGTGATTTAGACTACCCTACAGAGAAAACAATGGATTTTGCCTAGCATCACATTTGTTAGGAAACTGCATGACTTTCCATTGAACGACTCTTATTCCTctcacataaaaaacatattcaagtCAAAAGGGGTGTCGTTTGCTGACTGTAGGAACATGTCTTTAAATTTGTTGAACGGGAagaaattaactctttcagtgctggaaccgaattttgaaggtctttgcaaacagtttggatcaagatgagacgccacagaacgtggcgtctcatcaggatcctaaatgtttgctattctgatagtattctttgaaaaaaaatcgaagaaaatgctaattttagaaattcagcagacaacattttagcagccaacaaatttcccagcatgccaaGGGTAAAGGTTTGATATTCAGTGTGGAGAATAACATTTCATCAATTATGACATTCATAACTTTCCATGTGGTCATATAAACCTGATGATGATCGACTGCTTACTTTGTTGTTACAATACAAGGTACAATTATGGTTTCCTCACTTTGTATTGTTAACCGTAAATCATATATAAAAGGACTTAAGGTCCAATTAAAATGCAGAATCTTACACCGAGAGCTGTATTCAAAGGtctttaaaggttaaatgtactTGTTGTTGAAGTATCAATAAGTTCACAATTAATTTAATTCCAGGTTTTAAAATCTTTGCCGTGAGTCAAACATAAAGGTCCAGTACAATGGAGAGAAGTACATCAGGCTGTTGAAAAAAAAGACATGAGCTTCACTCTGGGAAACTggagcttaaccctttgcatgctggaaaatttgtcgtctgcttaaatgtcttctgctgaatttctaaaattagcaatttcttcgatttttttcaaagaacactatcataatagcaaacagtttggatcctgatgagacgccacgttctgtggcgtctcatctggaaccaaactgtttgcaatggccatcaaaattcggttccagcactgaaagggttaatgattgagcctaaagtattgtcccagataagcgtgtgcagtctgcacacgctaatcagggccTGCATTTTCCACGTTTATTTTATCTTTTGTGTTAAGAAAGTCTGTTCTAGGCAAAATCCGTTTAAGACTGAAATTGTCGTCACTGATACGCCAATgaaaactgggacgacactttacgtacatgctataagccctgttttcccagagtatggcataacaagggacaaaattgtcacaaaaccaggctttcattgtgaaaaaaaatctgataaagggagaaaactcaaactgaacttttgaaatgaacaaacaaaattaaccccctttgtaagttttttttttttaaatctatttttagtcgtggcgaccttgacattggagatattaacgtgattctttcgtgcgacacaccgtcccatgatggtgaacaaatgtgccaaatgattttaaaatctcacaatgaatgacatagttatggccaggacaagctcatttaaggccatttttgacctttgaactcaaagtgtgaccttgacattggagatatcgacgtaattatttcgcgcgacacaccgtccaatgatggtgaacaaatgtgccaaatgattttaaaatctgacaatgaacgacatagttatggcccggacaagcttgttccgcccgcccgccagccagccagcccgcccgcattcgccaatctaataaccagttttttccttcggaaaacctggttaaaaaaacaactcatACCGGAGGTCTCAATGAGGATGTAGAAGGGATGTTGTGCTATCGGGCTAGCCAGCTGGAGGTTTGAGGTGCAAACCTTGAGAGACTCGCTGTCAAGAAACTCAAAGGCTGACAGGATCTCCGACAGGTGCTTCTTGCTGTCTCGAAAAACGTCTAGAACGTCATTGAAACTATCCAGGCCTAAATACGagtatataaaacaacatttggcAATTAAAAGAAAGACTTATGGAAAGAAATAGGTATCTtttgaagaaaaatatatattttaggtATGACGATAGAGTAAACATTCTCAATTCAATATATCATATTTGCCACTTTAACATATCTTGTTAAACACTTCAAGAGTTAGTAATCATGCATAGTGTTTctatgaaaaaaacaaaatgtccagttttattttaaattgtcttgGCCTTTTTGACCCCATTTCCCACAGTCCATTACTTACACCAACTTTACAgcatattgtttaagatataatCATTCTTTGTTACAAAGTACTTCACATTGTTAGCCTGGCTGCATGTTTTCAATCCTCTAATTAATGTAACACAAGAATATACAACTGTATTCTATGTACATAGGTTGACAGATGTACTCcaaaacaattatataatgcAAATAAGACGAAAACAGGGTaacatgcatgtgcgtaaagtttcttcacagatcagcctgtgtagtccacacaggtcAATCAGGAACAACACATTCCACCtgaagtggatttttgctaagaaagttaaacaagagggccatgatggccctgaatcgctcacctgactaaccaaatacaatcccaacccagtttttatcaagataaacattctgaccaaatttcataaagattggatgaaaactgcgacctctattgtctacacaaggtttttctattatttgacctagtttttgacctagtgacctagtttttgaccccagatgacccaaatacattcccaagcaagatttcatcaagataaacattctgaccaaatttcataaagattggatgaaaaaatgcaacctctattgtcaacacaaggtttttctattatttcacctagtttttgacctagtgacctagtttttgaccccagatgacccaaaaacaatcccaacccagatttcatcaagataaacattctgaccaaatttcttaaacattggatgaaaactgtgacctctactgtctacacaaacaaattgttgatgattttctcaactatttgacctagtgacctagtttttgaacccagatgacccaaatacaatcccaacccagatttcatcaagataaacattctgaccaaatttcataaagattggatgaaaactgcgaccttgtctattgtctacacaaggtttttctattatttgacctattatgtgacctagtgacctaggttttgacaccagatgacccaaatacaatcccaacctagatttcatcaagataaacattctgaccaaatttcatagagattggatgaaaactgtgacctcttctgtctacacaagcaaattgttgacagacacacgcacgcacacacgcacgcacgcacatacggacgctggacatcacacggtcacataggctcaccatgtcacttcgtgacaggtgagctaaaaacaaaagtttgaaaaattgcaataaaagtggaaagttacgtccctgattatcctgtgcacagtcttcgaaattagctttgaaaagttacatgccagtcggaccagttacttaagaatttttacatgcccaacatatttttacatgcccaaacttttttttgaatttttgtatgtgcccggcattaattttactcgccacgggcgatcgggcatgtgctaatttcgaagactgctgtgcagactgaacaggctaatctgggacgacattttaggcacatgcatttaaaccctgttttcctagaCCCAGACTTAAAACATCACCTAAAAATGCCAAATTGACGGTATTGGATTTCTGAGGGCACAAAATGGCTGCCTTGGTGATAATTCCCAGAGCTCCTTCCGAGCCTATAAACAGCTGCTTGAGATCATATCCCGTGTTGTCCTTCCGCAGTGTTGACATACAGTCCAGTATCTCTCCGTTTGCTAAAACCTGCAGAATTACGAAGGGAATATGGTAATTATCTACAAATAAATGTGTACTGTGTTAGAAAATGTATCAAATTTGCTACAATGTTAAGGCACTTTATTAAATAGAAAAACATTACTGGACACCAGCCTGAATCACATGACTTTCTCAAGTTATTCATGTTGCCAGTCCAGATTGCATCCAAAGCATTacgcttatttgaaacgctctcgagtccatttccttggccagtctttgggggagatctaaagatcgCTTCTagagtggggatcaaacctgtgacctcctggTTGATAGGCAGACATCGtctccattacaccacggcgaccaatACAATTGATACCTGCATTTGTTTAGTGTTGCTGTTAAGATGTCATGATGTCAATTTTCTTATGTGTATATTGTAAAATGCTAGGCTACGTAACACACATCTTAAGTGTGGGCTGTCTTAAAACATGCAGTTCCAATTGAAGAAGATAAGTCTATAAAAGTACTTTTACAATTGGTTATTTATTGCCTGAAAGCAAAATTGTGACTGTGATTGAAAAccttgaaacaaaataattaaacagaataaattgccaaattttttttaaatactatccGTTGGATTATGTTAACCATGGTTGAATTTTAAATTCACATACATATGTTAATCCTTATTAAATTAGCACTCTCCAGCATTACCCAAAGTATTGCCAGTATTAAGTTCAACCGATTGAAGCTTTCATAGCAAAGTTTATGCCAGTAGAGAAAGAGAAATTTATCTTGGaattttaagaaatgtaaatTTAACCAATTGTTAAAATTGGTACAGCTGGGCCATGCATGTAAACTGgtagtttgttgaaattatgtGGTCAACAGATGTACAAACACAAACGCATAGAtctattaataaaaatgtttcgTGTTAtggaatgtaaaaaaaataacaaactcGCAAAATATGTGACAATTAGAAATTAAAAGGCATGTGTACTATAGGTAGTCAACCACATGCAGATTACTCCTTGTAATGTTCACCTGCCTTAGCAGGTCAACAATAGATAAGATATAGCCCTGCTCAGAACTTGTCATATCTCTTCATGGAGGtaattaacccttttccactaaCAGAGTAAAAATGGcgatgtgcaaacagcataaaaccagaacagactgggagtaactcgcagtctgttcaggttttatgctgtttgctgctcatcagaaccTAAGCTTTGGAGATGAAGCCGTAAAAGAACTTGAacatagtaagaaaggtcttcaattaaatataactctctaagggactacaaatgcgtgaaaatatgtatctaagttgtaaagggttgaTCGAGGTACAAACATATcaataagcctcgttctggaaaaacagtGCTTATGcatgcagttttcccaaaacgtggCTCCAATTATAAACAAGACTCACTGCTTCCAGGCCTAGGACACTCCCATGTAGAGAGCCGTATCTTAGCAACCGAATCCCACCAGCGTTGGTCGCTAGGTTACCACCGATGTGACATGACCCCTTGGCCCCAAGGTCAAGGGGCATGATGAGGTTGTGCTGGGACACGTGGTCATTCAGGTTGCCTAGGATACAGCCTGCCTGGCATGTGAGAATACCTGAAAGAGgggaaaatgaaaacaaatcacagcaaaaatgatttatttaataaacaagagatgtgttcgtcagaaacacaatgccccacaTTTGCgacgctttgaaaaaaaatattgttttttgttttttttacctttgaccttgtaggatgaccttgaccttgaacttccaccactcaaaatgtgcagcttcatgagaacaccgctttgagaatttatttttttttgacatttgaccttgaaggatgaccttgaccttgaacttccaccacttaaaatgtgcagcttcatgagaatgccactttgattttttttgttttttttgtttgacctttgaccttgaaggatgaccttgaccttgaacttccaccactcaaaatgtgcagcttcatcagatacacatgcatgccaaatatcaagttgctatcttcaatattgaaaaagttatggccaatgttaaagtttttggacggacagacaccatatatttgacatttgaccttgaaggatgaccttcacctttcaccactcaaaatgttccgctccatgagatacacatgcatgccaaaaatcaagttgctatcttcaatagtgaaaaagttatggccaatgttaaagtttttggacggacggacagacgccatatatgagacatttgatcttgaagaatgaccttgaccttcacatttcaccactcaaaatgtgcagctctgtgagatgcacatgcatgccaaatatcaagttgctatcttcaatattgaaaaagttatggccaatgttaaagttttcagacggacagacgccatatatttgacatttgaccttgaaggatgaccttgacctttcaccactcaaaatgttcagcttcatgagatacacatgcatgccaaatatcaagttgctatcttcaatagtgaaaaagttatggccaatgtttaagtttgtttcggacggacagactgactgacatactgactgacggacagttcaactgctatatgccaacctacctggggcataaaaatgttaaccactagcagcatttaaatgcaaaACAAGCCATTCATATGTATTTTGattcatttgtagtcccttagaaagttcaattgaattttagacctttcttactagattcaagttttttagGCTTCAACTCTaaaccttagatactaatgagcagcaaacagcataaaacctgaactgagagttactcgcagcctgttctggtttaatgctgtttgcacatccccatttccactttgcttctgagtgggaaagggtaaggGTATTAAATTTATCTTGTTAAATACTTAAGGTAAATACTTGAAAAATGGTTTAACATCTTGTCACAACTTCTGTAAAGTCTGTTTGAACAGGATAAATGTACTCATACTTTTATAAGCAGTAAATAAAAATACGTGACTTAACCACTTCTTTGCAAAACAGAATTGTTATAATTGAGAATCGGAGTTTCTCAAAATAAATGTTTCTTGCACAATCAAAGATGACACTAAAAAATACCAAGTACAAGTGTGCATCTTGATTTACATTGTAAAGCTCATCGGTAAATGAAGTGTTATTGAGAAAACATTAAATACTGTATAGAAACATATTGAGAATAAGTTTACTACTTAAACCTGTCATTATGAACTTATATTACAAAAATTAAAGAACATAGTTTACaactttgaaaagaaaaacatttcacaACTAAGTATAAATTATACAATCTAGTCAAGAGGTTTCATTAAATGATTATATGTGTATTCTTTTGGCACAGATTgtgatatataaatatttaaagaaaatgtttttaatcATTTACAAAACAATTCTAAATGATTTCCCTAAAAAATAAAGATTAAGGACTATTAGAGTACCTGAGAGAGCATCCAGACTGATGATGTTGTTCATGAGAGACGTGGACAGAATGATTTCATCAAACACTGGAACACTGCCCCCTACCAACCCTGTGTTGCCTCCCTTGGGTGAACAAATAATGCTTTATTGTaacaattgtaatatttattgtaaTGATAGAGTAATGTAAGATAACTTATAATAATGATTGATACAGTGTAGgaaaaaaatcatgtttcaaCAAAATCGTttcattttagaaaaaatatttttattttcaacaaggcAGTAGTGTAAGGCAAATTATATTTATTAGATTAGAAACAAGGGAAGTCCAAGAAACAGGTATATCCCACACCAATGCTTTTCTAACCATGAAGAGGTGACCTTAATTTTGAGCCAGTGTTACTGACATTATGCATTCTACACATCGTCCCAATGACCTTAACTTTGTGTCCAAGTTTGAAGAAAATCCTTGCATGGGTAAAGAAGATATGGACTGGACACAAACAGGAAAAAACTTTTGACTTTCAAGTATTAAGCTGTGATGACTGATTCATACCTTCTGAACATTCTCTCAATGACCTGAGCATTGAAGCCAAATTGCATGAAAATCCTTCAAAGTTGATATGGACAAGACTTGCAAAAAGAGGCTCAAATGTTTAACCTTGAaatataaccttgacctttagcaGTCATGACTGACTTATCCCTTCTGCACATTGTCTTAATCACCTAAACATTTTAGCCAGGTTTCATGCAATTTTTTAAAAGGTACAGAAGCTATGGAGAAGACATGAAAACGGAGTCTCAAACCTATGACCTTAAAGTAAAGTTTTGATCTTGAATGGGCATGACATGCTTTCAGCATATCGTCACAATAACTTACAAATCTGAGTGAAGTTTTATGAAAAATCTTTCAAGAGGTATAGCAGATATGGAGTTGATCCACAAGTGTTACGGATAGTCTGATGGACTGTTGGATAAAATTGCGCCTACTGCTTTGTGGCTGAGATTACCAATATTGTAATGTAAggaatatcatgtttaatttcaACAATATACCAGTAGTAATATAGAgtaaatcatgtttaaaaaaactatattgtttaattgcaacaatattgttcttaaagccacacaccttgaaatgaaagtaaatttaagtaaaaataagaaacatattttatctatgccaatgagaatatatctggtggttacaaggtagaaatcagtcttttttgcgcgttatatgtattgatttacatggatttcatttcaaggtgtgtggctttaatgaaaGGCAAATCTTGTTTAATTGCAACAGTATAGTAATATAGAACAAATCATGTTCAAGTTTTTGCAAATATATAGCAATTTATTAATgaagtattttaaaataaaatattttcaaggTCTTAAAGATTGTGCATGTAGATTGTTATTGCCATTGTGTCacttatttgtaatatttaaaaccttttttttaatgGACCTGATAAAAttgagaaatgtttatttaatgaataACAATGTTCAAAGAAATTGTTGGAGTATACAGGCTTGTTAATGTAGACTCAAGAATAAATTTACTGCTATTTGTAAATTTCTCATTATTTGAAATTCATGAATAAGGtcaattaaatttaaagttaCAATTCAATTACATGACTGTCCGGGACAGCTTTTATCTGGTTACTTCAAAACCCAGAGGTGACATTACATTTTTCTATTAACATAAATCATAAATTATGCCTTCATGATGTGGATGTAATGGTTGTGGATTTGACCCTCATTTTTGTAAGTCATTGGGCACTGAATATTGCAGGCATcttcaaattttcagcaaaaaaaaaatgaaatattgaatGAATATGTAACAAGTTCAAATCTCAAATATTGCCAGGCTGTGTTGTCATCGTGTCATTGGataaaaaacattgaatataaacTTAAATCTCTAGTAAATATTGATAACTTGATAATGCTGCTTTTCTAATTTCTATATATATCAGGTAATCCCATATAAccacaaatttaattataaaaaaaataattctggcaaatattgaaaattaatgtgttaaaaaaattcataaacaCTAAAGGATACCATTTTTGGTAGTTAAGTGAAGAATGATTTATGGGAATGAGATTTTGAAATCAATCACGCCCAAAGCAAGAAACACAATGTGCACACATCATGTACTGTCAgcttttttttttccttctttgagacatGCCAaatatcggccctttcccctaTACAATTTTTTCCACTCTTATAGAGATTTTCCACAAAGaaattatatctttttttttttttgagaaacctttaattatataagttaacatTATCCAGTgtaaaaaatggaaaaatattaaattatatgttgccttaaatttgttttaaaaacagtaaaataattaaattgatcatttaagactttccttattttcccccaaaatccggtgTTTGGCgcaatttttttcacctcaaaaaaggccaggctctTTCCCGAAAGTCAGATTAAAACCCATgactgtttaaatttaattatatatataacaaccaatggacgaatcaatagttgttattcagaactctccagtctgggtttttccgatatttgagcacgcacggtaggtacaaacaaaagctgactagcatattttaaaagagagtgaatcaataatttctctt containing:
- the LOC127842899 gene encoding D-2-hydroxyglutarate dehydrogenase, mitochondrial-like isoform X2, with protein sequence MNNIISLDALSGILTCQAGCILGNLNDHVSQHNLIMPLDLGAKGSCHIGGNLATNAGGIRLLRYGSLHGSVLGLEAVLANGEILDCMSTLRKDNTGYDLKQLFIGSEGALGIITKAAILCPQKSNTVNLAFLGLDSFNDVLDVFRDSKKHLSEILSAFEFLDSESLKVCTSNLQLASPIAQHPFYILIETSGSNGTHDEEKLTQFLETLMTVGKVKDGTVAVDDKQMQHIWGLRERVAEALLHDGYCYKYDVSLPLHDFYNLVLDMRSRVGHKATRVVGYGHVGDGNLHLNITSPSYDEEVASLIEPFVYDWIAERRGSISAEHGLGFKKRHYIYHSKSRSAVAAMKAIKHLFDPNGILNPYKTLPDD
- the LOC127842899 gene encoding D-2-hydroxyglutarate dehydrogenase, mitochondrial-like isoform X1, with protein sequence MHSCQLIRSHIVRKLWRKLGLVSSAVSSREAHITNTLRAVELTSVRYPYLKRGNYSKLTDQDVAQFERLLPGEQRVLTDPSDLEGYNTDWLKICRGISQLVLKPKTTEEVSDILKICNEKKFAVNPQGGNTGLVGGSVPVFDEIILSTSLMNNIISLDALSGILTCQAGCILGNLNDHVSQHNLIMPLDLGAKGSCHIGGNLATNAGGIRLLRYGSLHGSVLGLEAVLANGEILDCMSTLRKDNTGYDLKQLFIGSEGALGIITKAAILCPQKSNTVNLAFLGLDSFNDVLDVFRDSKKHLSEILSAFEFLDSESLKVCTSNLQLASPIAQHPFYILIETSGSNGTHDEEKLTQFLETLMTVGKVKDGTVAVDDKQMQHIWGLRERVAEALLHDGYCYKYDVSLPLHDFYNLVLDMRSRVGHKATRVVGYGHVGDGNLHLNITSPSYDEEVASLIEPFVYDWIAERRGSISAEHGLGFKKRHYIYHSKSRSAVAAMKAIKHLFDPNGILNPYKTLPDD